The Sphingomonas sp. NBWT7 nucleotide sequence TTCGGCCCGGCGGTCGCGCTGCTGCTGCCGATCGCGCCGATCGTCGCCCTGCGGCTGTGGCGTGAGCAGCCGGCGGGCGCGTGGCAGCAGATGCTGCGCCAGGCGGTGCTTGGCGTCGCGCTGATGGCGGTGGCGCTCGCCTGCGTCGCCGACGATGCGGTACTCGCACTGCCGTTCGGCTGGGGCGGCGCGATCGGGCTCGGCGGGGTCGCCGCCGCGCGCGCCGGCCTCGCCTATGCCAACAACCCGCTGATCGAATGGTGGAGCATCGTTGCGCTCGGCATCGTCACCGGCATTGCCGGCGCGATCGTGTGGGGCCGCAGCCTCGAGGTCGACATGCCGCGCGGCTGGATCGCGCGCCGCCGCGCGCGCCGCGCCGCCGCCTTCGATGACGGTTACGCCGACGAGTTCGACGATGCGATCGACGACGAGCCGATCGAGCTCAAGCGCAAGGTCGTCACCCCGCGCGCGGTCGCGCAGCCCGATACCCGCCCGGCGCCCGTCATCAACGATCGCGCCGCCGCCCCCGCCAGCGTCACCAAGCCGCCGCGCCAGCCCAAGCTCGACCTACGCGACGATTACGCACTGCCGACGCTCGACATGCTCACCCCCGCCCCGTCCAAGCAGGGTGGCACGATCGACAAGACCGCGCTCGAGCGCAATGCGCGGCTGCTCGAGACGGTGCTCGACGATTTCAACGTCAAGGGATCGATCGTCGAGGTACGCCCCGGCCCCGTCGTGACGATGTACGAGCTCGAGCCCGCGCCCGGCATCAAGGCCACGCGCGTCGTCAGCCTCGCCGACGATATCGCGCGCAACATGAGCGCGATTTCAGCCCGCGTCGCGACGATCCCCGGCCGCACCGTGATCGGCATCGAATTGCCCAACGCGCGCCGCGAGACGGTGTCGCTGCACGAACTGATCCGCAGCCAGGCGTTCGAGGATCAGAACGCCTCGCTCCCCGTCATTCTGGGCAAGAACATCGCCGGCGATCCCGTCATCGCCGATCTCGCGCCGATGCCGCACCTCCTCGTCGCCGGCACCACCGGGTCGGGCAAGTCGGTCGGCCTCAACGCGATGATCCTGTCGCTGCTCTATCGGCTCACCCCCGATCAGTGCCGCATGATCATGATCGATCCCAAGATGCTCGAACTGTCGATGTATGACGACATTCCGCATCTCCTCTCCCCCGTCGTCACCGATCCCGCCAAGGCGGTGCGCGCGCTGAAATGGGCGGTCGAGCAGATGGAGGATCGCTATCGCCAGATGTCCTCGCTCGGGGTGCGCAGCCTCTCGGGCTTCAACGACAAGGTGCGCGCCGCCAAGGCGAAGGGCGCGCCGCTGGGGCGCAAGGTACAGTCGGGCTGGGACGAGAACGGCCGCCCGGTCTATGAAGAGGAGCAGCTCGACTATCAGGTGCTGCCGCAGATCGTCGTGATCGTCGACGAGCTTGCAGATCTGATGATGACGGCCGGCAAGGAGGTCGAATTCCTTATCCAGCGGCTCGCGCAGAAGGCGCGCGCCGCGGGCATCCACCTCATCATGGCGACGCAGCGCCCATCGGTCGACGTCATCACCGGCGTCATCAAGGCGAATTTGCCGACGCGGATCAGCTTCCACGTCACCTCGAAGATCGATTCGCGCACTATCCTGGGCGAACAGGGCGCGGAACAGCTGCTCGGCAAGGGCGACATGCTCTACATGCCCGGCGGCAAGGGCATCGTGCGCGTCCACGGCCCGTTCGTCAGCGACGAGGAAGTGCAGCGCGTCACCGATCACTGGCGCGCACAGGGCCAGCCCGATTACGTTTCGTCCGTCACCGAGGAGCCCGAGCAGAGCTTCGAACTCGAAGGCGCACCGACCGGCGAGGATTCGGCCGAGGACCAGCAGTATCGCGCCGCGATCCAGCTCGTCTGCGGCAGCCAGAAGGCGTCGACCTCGTGGCTGCAGCGCCAGCTGCGTATCGGCTACAATTCCGCCGCGCGCCTCATCGAGCGGATGGAAAAGGACGGCATCGTCGGCCGCCCCGACCACGTCGGCCGCCGCGAGGTGCTACGCGACACCGACGGCCAGCCGAT carries:
- a CDS encoding DNA translocase FtsK 4TM domain-containing protein is translated as MASRAQPSLWRETVKAGAVRSGALVTALALFAATALMALALASYRPSDAALNTAAAGTTGNLVGVPGAWFADLALTIFGPAVALLLPIAPIVALRLWREQPAGAWQQMLRQAVLGVALMAVALACVADDAVLALPFGWGGAIGLGGVAAARAGLAYANNPLIEWWSIVALGIVTGIAGAIVWGRSLEVDMPRGWIARRRARRAAAFDDGYADEFDDAIDDEPIELKRKVVTPRAVAQPDTRPAPVINDRAAAPASVTKPPRQPKLDLRDDYALPTLDMLTPAPSKQGGTIDKTALERNARLLETVLDDFNVKGSIVEVRPGPVVTMYELEPAPGIKATRVVSLADDIARNMSAISARVATIPGRTVIGIELPNARRETVSLHELIRSQAFEDQNASLPVILGKNIAGDPVIADLAPMPHLLVAGTTGSGKSVGLNAMILSLLYRLTPDQCRMIMIDPKMLELSMYDDIPHLLSPVVTDPAKAVRALKWAVEQMEDRYRQMSSLGVRSLSGFNDKVRAAKAKGAPLGRKVQSGWDENGRPVYEEEQLDYQVLPQIVVIVDELADLMMTAGKEVEFLIQRLAQKARAAGIHLIMATQRPSVDVITGVIKANLPTRISFHVTSKIDSRTILGEQGAEQLLGKGDMLYMPGGKGIVRVHGPFVSDEEVQRVTDHWRAQGQPDYVSSVTEEPEQSFELEGAPTGEDSAEDQQYRAAIQLVCGSQKASTSWLQRQLRIGYNSAARLIERMEKDGIVGRPDHVGRREVLRDTDGQPI